The Drechmeria coniospora strain ARSEF 6962 chromosome 02, whole genome shotgun sequence genome has a segment encoding these proteins:
- a CDS encoding wd and tetratricopeptide repeat protein — protein sequence MDRNERLERLLERRSQLTRGLVGLPYDLILYLERAVVHSDLGYPDLAAGDAYRALLLADEVVNEGFEYHEQALECLMMHSVVPMPNVLASSGPTNDSSGDNSGGDPSHDEDRARTLATTASIRAYQILSLSLLRCGCLQSAANFCDRGLQIAPKNQELLRTREHVRTAGSQKLGRSDFVNNQLPDYGLVRREIYPWNDHEPDRFAPTVLEALNERFKQLAPKCAIQAATLPVLLEGAGETDRGDIVSTCQQLGVFAREDIAPGETVLSEFTLLTANNRLKDPICDACGSDLPPLGGESEAVNCDECYDTVFCSQHCHDEAMERYHPAVCEKDVDTIAKDPDAVEADETLYLLLLARVLALAAHQESHPLDLDEVNFIWGDFVSAGPGESNLSPAAGPPPEWTLPFSFKYNIETPLHVLEKMDVDIYAQLAEYDVWVLNTLYAKFRGTASARKNPRDGRPDVAAVHPFWCLANHDCDPGVTWDWGGRMVLRAREERVVGNRPGGIKRGEEILNHYCDVSLPVQQRREWARGSLGGWCMCQRCRTEAAATGEELAADET from the coding sequence ATGGACCGGAACGAACGCCTGGAGCGGTTGCTCGAGCGCCGGTCTCAACTGACCCGTGGCCTCGTGGGCCTTCCCTACGATCTGATTCTTTATCTCGAGCGTGCCGTCGTTCACTCGGACCTGGGGTACCCCgatcttgccgccggcgatgcctACCGCGCGCTTctcctggccgacgaggtcgtcaaTGAGGGTTTCGAATATCACGAACAGGCTCTAGAGTGCCTCATGATGCACTCGGTCGTTCCGATGCCCAACGTCCTGGCCTCTAGCGGCCCGACAAACGACTCGTCGGGCGACAACAGCGGCGGCGATCCGAGCCATGACGAGGACCGTGCCCGGAccttggccacgacggcctcgattCGAGCCTACCAAATCCTTTCCCTAAGCCTTTTGCGTTGCGGTTGCCTGCAAAGCGCTGCCAACTTTTGCGACAGAGGCCTACAGATTGCTCCCAAGAACCAGGAGCTACTCCGGACGAGGGAACATGTGCGGACGGCGGGCAGTCAAAAACTAGGCCGTAGCGATTTCGTGAACAACCAACTTCCCGACTATGGATTGGTCCGTCGAGAAATCTACCCCTGGAACGACCATGAGCCGGACCGCTTCGCTCCGACCGTGCTCGAGGCCCTCAACGAACGGTTCAAGCAGCTGGCCCCGAAATGTGCCATCCAAGCGGCAACGTTGCCCGTGCTtctcgagggcgccggcgagacggATCGTGGCGACATCGTCTCCACCTGCCAACAGCTGGGCGTCTTTGCCCGGGAGGACATCGCCCCTGGCGAGACCGTCCTCAGCGAGTTCACACTCCTGACGGCCAATAACCGGCTCAAGGATCCGATCTGCGATGCCTGTGGCTCAGACCTGCCGCCTCTTGGCGGGGAGAGCGAGGCTGTCAACTGTGACGAGTGTTATGACACTGTCTTTTGCAGCCAGCACTGTCACGACGAAGCCATGGAACGATATCACCCTGCCGTGTGTGAGAAGGATGTCGACACCATTGCCAAGgaccccgacgccgtcgaggccgacgagacgctCTACCTTTTGCTCTTGGCCCGCGTCTTAGCATTGGCCGCCCACCAGGAATCACATCCCCTTGACCTTGACGAGGTCAACTTCATCTGGGGCGACTTTGTATCGGCCGGCCCCGGCGAAAGCAACCTTTCGCCCGCCGCTGGCCCGCCGCCCGAGTGGACCTTGCCGTTCTCCTTCAAGTACAACATCGAGACGCCGCTCCATGTGCTCGAAAAGATGGACGTGGACATTTACGCTCAGCTGGCCGAGTATGACGTTTGGGTTCTCAACACCTTGTATGCCAAGTTCCGCGggacggcctcggcacgCAAGAACCCACGCGATGGCCGACCGGACGTGGCGGCCGTGCATCCCTTCTGGTGTCTCGCAAACCACGATTGCGACCCCGGTGTCACCTGGGACTGGGGGGGGCGAATGGTTCTCCGCGCGAGAGAGGAGCGCGTCGTGGGCAACCGGCCGGGAGGCATCAAGCGAGGAGAGGAAATCCTAAACCACTACTGCGACGTTTCGCTCCCGGTCCAGCAACGACGAGAGTGGGCACGGGGCAGCCTTGGAGGGTGGTGCATGTGCCAAAGATGTCGGACCGAGGCTGCCGCGACGGGCGAAgagctggccgccgacgaaacGTGA
- a CDS encoding hypothetical protein (related to calponin): MASVTSLDKDLRKMRLDKYTPAAAREAQGWIESILGEKLSGSDLLDGLKDGVALCRLINMAVPPPGIKFKKSPMPFVQMENISHFLRACQAPPFNLQQHDTFLTVDLYEQKDPAQVLQCLGAFSRAANALRPNRFPSAIGPKTRIGAMSPERSGPKSPTRLRDRGTSITSNSSSAHAGARSIAPHRTGDSTGRLSPTKGHANAAPGGSSPGNVTSWSKREQEGATSPAWNIAQYGYLGGASQGNLGIAFGGRRQITTAGPEVPSLADKERRRREEEEAQRLQAEEDEKRRLAEEEEAKKEEERRWQEETERQRAEERRKAEEEKRQWEEQERQWKLAEQKRRQEEQDAEDRLEEERRQARSKGDNRLRGQFLSQYQAEQADAGGSQSSRIKELERELEQARQREAEYERERQERFSGGGKPVSEITPPKARSGSHRPAVASPGAPAASTAPVEPAPPAASGPQGSGREPARYESWSRGDEREVLKTAWSQHQQQQLEDTPEPEAVSPLASSKPLPDPTAAFKERSPNTGSSRPLPDPKTYAAPPAKQPNRTDRHLAGHAPPSQPPPHTTYAWELGATQERDAEDRRRVQDQAATKAGGWASKSLLEREMEMERQRQQEWEEAQKETAKATRSGSGVDGIGGGMGGRWDVGQWAGFTGGDSQNKGGQGIGAGRRQIVGPRPLPEPGR; this comes from the coding sequence ACTCATAAACATGGCCGTCCCTCCCCCGGGCATAAAGTTCAAGAAGTCGCCAATGCCATTCGTGCAGATGGAAAACATCTCTCACTTCCTCCGCGCTTGCCAGGCCCCGCCTTTCAACCTCCAGCAGCACGACACCTTCCTTACCGTCGACCTATACGAGCAAAAGGATCCCGCCCAGGTTCTGCAGTGCCTCGGCGCATTCAGCAGGGCGGCCAACGCCCTTCGACCCAACCGCTTCCCCTCCGCCATTGGGCCCAAGACACGCATCGGCGCGATGAGCCCGGAACGAAGCGGTCCCAAGTCCCCAACCCGACTCCGCGACAGGGGCACCTCCATCACAAGCAACAGCTCCTCCGCACACGCAGGCGCCCGATCAATCGCGCCGCATCGAACCGGTGACTCGACCGGACGATTGAGCCCGACCAAGGGACACGCAAATGCGGCACCGGGCGGAAGCTCTCCAGGCAACGTGACTTCGTGGAGCAAGCGTGAGCAGGAAGGCGCCACGTCGCCGGCCTGGAACATTGCTCAGTACGGCTACTTGGGCGGCGCCAGCCAGGGCAACCTAGGCATCGCATTCGGAGGCCGGAGACAAatcacgacggccggccccGAGGTCCCCAGCCTGGCCGACAAGGAGCGTCGCCGCagagaggaggaagaggcgcAGCGGCTGCaggccgaggaagacgagaaGCGACGATtagcggaggaggaggaggccaagaaggaagaggagcgCAGGTGGCAGGAAGAGACGGAAAGGCAGCGGGCAGAGGAACGGAggaaggcggaggaggagaagcggcAATGGGAAGAGCAAGAGCGGCAGTGGAAACTGGCCGAGCAGAAGCGGCGGCAGGAAGAACAAGATGCCGAGGACCGactcgaggaggagagacgACAAGCAAGAAGCAAGGGCGACAACAGGTTGCGGGGCCAGTTCCTCAGCCAGTACCAGGCTGAGCAAGcagacgccggcggcagccAGAGCAGTCGGatcaaggagctcgagagGGAGCTGGAACAGGCGAGGCAGCGGGAGGCAGAGTATGAGCGAGAGAGACAAGAGCGCTTCTCAGGTGGCGGCAAGCCTGTCAGCGAGATCACGCCGCCCAAGGCAAGGTCGGGGAGTCACCGACCGGCCGTCGCATCGCCTGGAGCAccagcggcctcgacggcgcctgTGGAGCCGGCACCACCAGCTGCCAGCGGCCCTCAGGGCTCGGGCCGGGAACCAGCTCGATACGAGTCGTGGTCGAGGGGTGATGAGCGCGAAGTCCTGAAAACAGCCTGGagccagcaccagcagcaacagTTGGAGGACACGCCGGAGCCCGAAGCGGTCTCTCCTTTGGCCTCCTCCAAGCCGCTCCCCGATCCCACGGCGGCCTTCAAGGAACGATCTCCTAACACGGGAAGCAGCCGTCCCCTCCCAGATCCGAAAACGTACGCAGCCCCTCCCGCGAAGCAGCCGAACCGGACAGAtcgccacctcgccggccacgcgccgccgtcgcagcctCCGCCTCACACGACGTACGCGTGGGAGCTCGGGGCCACCCAAGAGCGCGACGCAGAggaccgccgccgcgtgCAGGACCAGGCCGCGACGAAAGCTGGCGGCTGGGCCTCCAAGTccctcctcgagcgcgaAATGGAGATGGAGCGCCAGCGTCAGCAAGAGTGGGAGGAGGCCCAGAAggagacggccaaggcgaccCGGTCGGGCagtggcgtcgacggcatcggtgGCGGCATGGGCGGTCGCTGGGACGTTGGCCAGTGGGCCGGCTTCACAGGCGGCGACAGCCAGAATAAAGGCGGCCAGGGTATCGGCGCCGGACGAAGGCAGATTGTTGGGCCGCGTCCGTTGCCGGAGCCTGGTAGGTGA